The following are encoded together in the Cynocephalus volans isolate mCynVol1 chromosome 4, mCynVol1.pri, whole genome shotgun sequence genome:
- the LOC134376307 gene encoding olfactory receptor 51A4-like, whose product MFIINSSNVEISTCLLVGMPGLEYAHIWMSIPLCSMYLVAILGNCTILFIIKTEPSLHEPMYYFLSMLALTDLGLSLSSLPTMLRIFLFNAPEISANACFAQEFFIHGFTVFESSVLLIMSLDRFLAIYNPLRYSSILTPVRVAQVGMIFFSKSILLVLPFPFILKSLRYCKKSQLSHSYCLHQDVMKLACSDNRIDVIYGFFGALCVTVDFLLITMTYILILKTVLGIASRKEQFKALNTCVSHICAVIIFYLPIINLAIVHRFVQHVSPLFNVLMANVLLLVPPLMNPIVYCAKTRQIRMRVAAKLCKKEVQL is encoded by the coding sequence ATGTTCATTATCAACTCATCAAATGTTGAAATCAGCACCTGTCTCTTAGTTGGGATGCCAGGACTAGAATATGCACACATCTGGATGTCCATCCCCCTCTGCAGCATGTATCTTGTTGCTATTCTGGGAAACTGCACCATTCTTTTTATCATCAAGACAGAGCCCTCCTTGCACGAGCCCATGTACTACTTCCTTTCCATGTTGGCCCTGACTGACTTGGGTTTGTCTTTATCTTCTCTTCCCACCATGTTGAGGATCTTCCTGTTCAATGCTCCTGAAATTTCTGCCAATGCTTGCTTTGCCCAGGAATTCTTCATTCATGGATTCACAGTATTTGAATCCTCAGTGCTCTTGATCATGTCACTTGACCGTTTCCTAGCCATTTATAACCCTCTGAGATACAGCTCCATCCTTACACCTGTCAGAGTTGCCCAAGTAGGAATGATATTCTTTAGCAAGAGTATCCTCCTGGTTCTGCCATTCCCCTTCATTTTGAAAAGCTTGAGATATTGTAAGAAAAGCCAATTATCCCATTCCTATTGTCTCCACCAGGATGTCATGAAGTTGGCCTGCTCTGACAACAGAATTGATGTCATCTATGGCTTTTTTGGGGCACTCTGTGTTACGGTGGACTTTCTGCTCATTACTATGACTTATATCCTGATCCTCAAGACTGTGCTGGGAATTGCATCCCGAAAGGAGCAGTTCAAGGCCCTCAATACTTGTGTTTCACACATCTGTGCAGTGATCATCTTCTATCTGCCCATCATCAACCTGGCCATTGTCCATCGCTTTGTCCAGCATGTCTCTCCTCTCTTTAATGTTCTCATGGCAAATGTTCTCTTACTCGTACCTCCTCTGATGAACCCTATTGTGTACTGTGCGAAAACTAGGCAGATTAGAATGAGAGTTGCAGCAAAATTATGTAAGAAGGAAGTACAATTATAA
- the LOC134377039 gene encoding olfactory receptor 51G2-like, giving the protein MSVFNSSTLYPRFLLTGLSGLENRYGLISLPIFLVYATSIAGNITILFIIRAESSLHQPMYYFLSMLALTDLGLSTTTLPTMFSVFWFHAREISSNVCLVQMYFIHVFSIIESAVLLAMAFDRFIAIREPLRYAAILTNGVIFGIGLAIAGRALALVFPASFLLKRLQYCAVNILSYPFCLHQDLIKTTVSSRRVSSIYGLMVVVCSMGLDSVLLLLSYLLILCTVLSIASKAERVKALNTCISHICAVLTFYTPMIGLSMIRRYGQNASPIVHVLMANVYLLVPPLMNPIVYSVKTKQIRDRILKKFKKHKV; this is encoded by the coding sequence atgtctgtCTTCAATAGCTCTACCCTATACCCTCGCTTCCTCCTGACAGGCCTCTCTGGCCTTGAAAACAGATATGGCTTGATTTCCCTCCCCATCTTTTTGGTTTATGCTACCTCAATTGCTGGAAACATTACTATCCTCTTCATTATCAGAGCCGAGTCTTCCCTTCACCAACCAATGTACTACTTTCTATCGATGCTAGCACTCACTGACCTGGGCCTGTCTACCACTACCTTGCCTACTATGTTCAGCGTCTTCTGGTTCCATGCCCGGGAGATCTCTTCCAATGTTTGTCTGGTCCAGATGTACTTCATTCATGTTTTCTCAATTATTGAATCAGCTGTGTTGTTGGCCATGGCCTTTGACCGCTTTATAGCAATTCGAGAACCCCTGCGCTATGCAGCCATTCTAACCAATGGTGTAATCTTTGGGATTGGGCTGGCCATTGCTGGAAGGGCCTTGGCTCTGGTCTTTCCAGCTTCCTTCCTCCTCAAGAGGCTTCAATACTGTGCTGTCAATATTCTCTCCTACCCCTTCTGCCTGCATCAGGACCTCATAAAAACAACTGTATCCAGCCGTCGGGTGAGCAGCATCTATGGCCTCATGGTGGTCGTCTGCTCCATGGGACTTGATTCAGTGCTTCTCCTTCTCTCCTATCTCCTCATCCTGTGCACAGTGTTGAGCATAGCCTCCAAGGCAGAGAGAGTGAAAGCCCTTAATACTTGTATCTCCCACATCTGTGCTGTACTCACTTTCTATACACCAATGATCGGGCTGTCTATGATCCGTCGCTATGGGCAGAATGCTTCCCCAATTGTCCATGTGCTCATGGCCAACGTCTACTTGCTGGTTCCACCTCTCATGAACCCCATTGTCTACAGTGTCAAGACCAAGCAGATTCGTGACAGAATCCTCAAGAAATTCAAGAAACATAAAGTTTAG